A stretch of the Thalassotalea euphylliae genome encodes the following:
- a CDS encoding tRNA-uridine aminocarboxypropyltransferase, which produces MARATCDNCQRPPARCICQYVAKVNNQAEVVILQHPKEVDHPKGSADLLLTSLSNSRRFVGENFDEHADFQAFLRGMLNEEGKESNDNNENNVHNLVRKKLYVMFPGEHSSEVSAKVIAQPEETILIVIDGTWKKAYKMFQLSACLHQLPQLHLPSGLASCYDIRKTQKENALSTLEASCYALGILEQNTENYASLLENFAQYNQHQLSFRKSAR; this is translated from the coding sequence ATGGCTAGAGCCACATGTGATAATTGCCAAAGACCGCCTGCTCGATGTATCTGCCAATATGTTGCCAAGGTAAATAATCAAGCCGAGGTCGTGATACTTCAGCATCCAAAAGAAGTTGACCACCCCAAAGGCAGTGCAGACTTGCTGTTAACGTCATTATCAAATAGCCGCCGTTTTGTGGGCGAGAACTTTGACGAACACGCTGATTTTCAAGCCTTTCTTAGAGGCATGCTTAATGAAGAAGGTAAAGAAAGCAATGACAATAACGAAAACAATGTACATAACTTAGTTAGGAAAAAACTCTATGTCATGTTTCCGGGTGAGCATTCGAGTGAGGTTTCCGCCAAGGTTATTGCACAGCCAGAAGAAACAATTTTGATTGTTATTGATGGTACTTGGAAAAAAGCTTACAAAATGTTCCAACTGTCGGCATGCTTGCACCAACTGCCGCAATTGCATTTACCGAGCGGTTTAGCGAGTTGTTACGATATTCGTAAAACACAGAAGGAAAATGCGTTATCAACCTTAGAAGCAAGTTGTTACGCATTGGGCATTCTAGAACAAAATACAGAAAACTACGCAAGTTTGTTAGAAAACTTTGCGCAATATAATCAACATCAGTTATCGTTTAGAAAATCAGCGCGTTAA
- the ggt gene encoding gamma-glutamyltransferase, protein MKKHFLSLSLLSIALTCSFSSAAFSEVKVRETREPEAATGLTQKQVVVGNDYMVAAANPYASQAGYNILAKGGSAVDAAIAVQLVLTLVEPQSSGIGGGAFILHWDQANKQLTTVDGRETAPAKASSDMFLDKSGKPIKWIDAVVGGRSVGVPGVLSGLKAAHDKYGKLPWAALFDEAITLADQGFIVSPRLEKLVAMKFNPGIVKLPEIANYFFPNGEPIKAGQRLVNKPLAEVYRTIAREGVEAFYQGKIAQDIVNAVHNAEIAPGSLSLKDMKDYQPKWREAVCGDYHSYQVCGMAPPSSGGIAVIQILKQLEPFKLSKLAYDSAQPWHLFTQSSRLAFADRDKYVADQDFVTVPIQALLADTYLDQRAQLIQTEKDMGTAQAGQPVALSYATNDSFELPSTSHISIVDGHGNAISMTTSVEMAFGSAVMVHGFILNNQLTDFALSPERNGQLVANRVEPFKRPRSSMAPMMVFNPDGSLKLVVGSPGGSRIINYVAQTIVGVLDWQLNPQQAINLPKITNRNKVTTLEKGTAIAALKGEFEAKGHKVMVRDLNSGVHAIEVKNGKLYGGADPRREGKVLAK, encoded by the coding sequence ATGAAAAAACACTTTTTATCCTTGAGTCTGTTAAGCATTGCCTTAACTTGTTCATTTAGCAGTGCAGCCTTTAGCGAAGTTAAAGTTCGTGAAACTAGAGAGCCTGAAGCGGCAACAGGGCTAACCCAAAAACAAGTAGTGGTTGGCAATGATTATATGGTGGCTGCTGCTAACCCTTATGCGAGCCAAGCTGGCTACAACATTCTGGCAAAAGGTGGCAGTGCGGTGGATGCCGCAATTGCCGTGCAGTTAGTATTAACCTTGGTTGAGCCGCAATCATCAGGTATTGGTGGTGGCGCATTTATTTTGCACTGGGATCAAGCCAATAAACAGTTAACAACGGTTGATGGCCGTGAAACTGCGCCAGCGAAAGCGTCTTCTGATATGTTTCTTGATAAATCAGGTAAACCAATCAAATGGATCGATGCTGTGGTTGGTGGGCGCTCAGTGGGGGTGCCTGGCGTGCTAAGTGGGTTAAAAGCAGCACACGATAAATACGGTAAATTACCTTGGGCAGCATTATTTGACGAGGCAATAACCTTGGCCGACCAAGGTTTTATAGTATCGCCGCGATTAGAAAAATTGGTCGCGATGAAGTTTAACCCTGGCATTGTAAAGTTACCGGAAATTGCTAATTACTTTTTTCCTAACGGTGAGCCTATTAAAGCAGGGCAGCGCTTGGTGAACAAACCGTTAGCAGAAGTTTACCGCACTATCGCTCGGGAGGGCGTTGAGGCGTTTTATCAAGGTAAAATTGCCCAAGATATCGTTAATGCGGTTCACAACGCAGAAATCGCACCAGGTAGCTTATCGCTCAAAGATATGAAAGATTATCAGCCAAAATGGCGAGAAGCAGTATGTGGCGACTATCACAGTTATCAAGTGTGTGGCATGGCACCACCAAGTTCAGGTGGTATTGCGGTTATCCAAATTTTGAAGCAGCTTGAACCTTTCAAGTTGTCTAAACTGGCGTATGACAGCGCACAGCCGTGGCATTTATTTACACAAAGCTCGCGTTTAGCCTTTGCTGACCGAGATAAATATGTCGCTGACCAAGATTTTGTGACCGTACCTATACAGGCATTGTTGGCAGATACATACTTAGATCAACGAGCCCAGTTAATTCAAACTGAAAAAGACATGGGGACAGCGCAAGCAGGGCAACCCGTTGCCCTTAGCTACGCGACAAATGATAGCTTTGAGCTGCCATCTACTAGCCATATTTCAATTGTTGATGGCCATGGTAACGCAATTTCCATGACTACAAGTGTTGAAATGGCATTTGGCTCAGCGGTGATGGTGCATGGCTTTATCCTCAATAATCAATTGACAGATTTTGCGTTGTCACCAGAGCGCAATGGGCAACTGGTTGCCAACCGCGTTGAGCCGTTTAAGCGCCCAAGAAGTTCAATGGCACCTATGATGGTATTTAATCCTGATGGTAGCCTAAAACTTGTCGTTGGCTCACCAGGTGGTAGCCGCATTATTAACTACGTTGCGCAAACTATTGTCGGCGTTTTAGATTGGCAGTTAAATCCTCAGCAAGCGATAAATTTACCGAAAATTACTAACCGCAATAAGGTGACAACACTGGAAAAGGGGACTGCCATTGCTGCGCTTAAAGGTGAGTTTGAAGCGAAAGGACACAAAGTGATGGTGCGTGACCTTAACAGTGGTGTACATGCCATTGAAGTGAAAAATGGTAAGCTTTATGGCGGCGCAGACCCTCGTCGCGAAGGTAAGGTCTTGGCCAAGTAG
- the cysK gene encoding cysteine synthase A — MTSIFQDNSTSIGRTPLVKLNRVTGGNVYAKVEARNPSFSVKCRIGASMVWDAEQKGLLGEGKEIIEPTSGNTGIALAFVAAARGYAITLTMPNTMSLERRKLLAALGAKLELTEGAKGMKGAIEKAQEIRDSDPERYVLLGQFDNPANPKIHEETTGPEIWNDLDGQVDVFVAGVGTGGTISGTSRYFKKTQGKDVISVAVEPTDSPVITQAKAGQDLTPGPHKIQGIGAGFIPGNLDLDLVDQVEQVSNEEAMEMAHRLMKEEGILAGISSGAAVVAAKRLAELPENADKNVVVILPSSAERYLTSPLFSDSFSDKELVQ; from the coding sequence ATGACTTCTATCTTTCAAGACAACTCAACCAGTATTGGTCGCACGCCACTCGTTAAGCTTAACCGTGTGACTGGCGGTAACGTATACGCAAAAGTTGAAGCAAGAAACCCAAGCTTCAGTGTTAAGTGCCGAATTGGCGCGAGTATGGTCTGGGATGCAGAGCAAAAAGGTTTGCTAGGCGAAGGTAAAGAAATTATCGAGCCAACCAGTGGTAACACAGGTATTGCGCTAGCGTTTGTTGCAGCTGCACGCGGCTATGCAATTACGTTAACAATGCCAAATACAATGAGCCTTGAGCGTCGTAAGCTACTTGCAGCACTGGGTGCAAAACTTGAGCTTACCGAAGGTGCTAAAGGCATGAAAGGTGCGATTGAAAAAGCACAAGAAATTCGCGATTCAGACCCAGAGCGTTACGTTTTACTTGGTCAATTCGATAACCCAGCAAACCCGAAAATTCACGAAGAAACAACAGGTCCAGAAATTTGGAACGATCTTGACGGTCAAGTTGATGTATTCGTTGCTGGTGTTGGTACTGGTGGTACAATTTCAGGTACCAGCCGTTACTTCAAGAAAACACAAGGTAAAGACGTAATTTCAGTTGCTGTTGAACCAACAGATTCGCCAGTCATTACCCAAGCTAAAGCTGGCCAAGATTTAACCCCTGGTCCACACAAAATCCAAGGTATTGGCGCTGGCTTTATCCCTGGTAACCTAGATTTAGATTTAGTTGACCAAGTTGAGCAAGTCTCGAATGAAGAAGCGATGGAAATGGCACACCGCCTAATGAAAGAAGAAGGTATCTTAGCGGGTATTTCTTCTGGCGCAGCGGTTGTAGCAGCTAAGCGTTTAGCGGAATTACCAGAAAACGCAGACAAAAATGTAGTCGTTATTTTACCAAGCTCTGCAGAGCGCTACTTAACTAGCCCATTGTTCTCAGACAGCTTTAGTGACAAAGAGTTAGTTCAATAA
- a CDS encoding AAA family ATPase yields MTQFTGTSEYIASKELQLAVNAAIALERPLLIKGEPGTGKTMLAEQLAASLDTQLIQWHIKSTTKAQQGLYEYDAVSRLRDSQLGDEKVKDIGNYIVKGKLWQAFTHQQRPILLIDEIDKADIEFPNDLLLELDKMEFFVYETQERVVAKQRPIVIITSNNEKELPDAFLRRCFFHYINFPDKAEMQAIVDVHFPGIKKQLLDQALASFFELRDIPGLKKKPSTSELIDWLKLLLAEDISPEVLRDSQQSKAIPPLHGALLKNEQDVHLFEKLAFMNRSGR; encoded by the coding sequence ATGACTCAATTTACAGGTACATCCGAATATATCGCTTCAAAAGAATTGCAGCTTGCTGTTAATGCCGCTATTGCACTTGAGCGTCCATTGCTCATTAAAGGTGAGCCAGGCACAGGTAAAACTATGCTTGCTGAGCAGCTTGCTGCAAGCCTTGATACGCAGCTTATTCAATGGCACATCAAATCAACGACAAAAGCACAGCAAGGCTTATATGAATACGATGCGGTATCTCGTTTGCGTGATAGCCAATTGGGTGATGAAAAAGTAAAAGACATTGGCAATTATATTGTTAAAGGTAAGTTGTGGCAGGCTTTTACGCACCAACAACGCCCAATCTTGTTAATTGACGAAATTGATAAAGCGGATATTGAATTTCCAAACGACTTGCTACTAGAGCTCGATAAAATGGAATTCTTCGTTTATGAAACGCAAGAGCGCGTTGTCGCCAAACAGCGCCCAATCGTGATTATTACCTCTAACAACGAAAAAGAATTACCTGATGCTTTCTTGCGTCGTTGTTTTTTCCACTACATTAACTTCCCTGATAAAGCTGAAATGCAGGCGATTGTGGATGTTCATTTTCCTGGTATCAAAAAGCAGTTGCTTGACCAAGCACTCGCCTCGTTCTTTGAATTGCGAGACATTCCAGGTTTAAAGAAAAAGCCATCAACGTCTGAATTAATTGATTGGTTAAAACTGCTACTCGCTGAAGATATTTCACCAGAAGTATTGCGTGATAGTCAGCAATCAAAAGCCATTCCACCACTTCACGGCGCTTTGTTAAAAAATGAGCAAGATGTCCATTTATTTGAAAAGCTAGCCTTTATGAACCGCTCAGGTCGATAA